In Tripterygium wilfordii isolate XIE 37 chromosome 23, ASM1340144v1, whole genome shotgun sequence, one genomic interval encodes:
- the LOC119993518 gene encoding chorismate mutase 1, chloroplastic-like isoform X5, whose protein sequence is MINANMVLKAWMSIDTTTLSVLERKKRVDESQNLTLENIRHSLIRQEDSIIFSILERSQYCYNADTYDPNAFSMEGFQGSLIEFILRETEKLHAQVGRYKSPDEHPFFPEDLPVPVLPPLQYPQVLHQSAASINLNKKVWDMYFKDLIPRLVKKGDDGNGGSTAVADTICLQALSKRIHYGKFVAEAKFRASPDAYKEAIIAQDKDKLMAMLTYPTVEEAVKRRVEIKAKTFGQEVTVNSEEPGVEPVYKIKPSMVADLYGNWIMPLTKEVEVEYLLRRLH, encoded by the exons ATGATCAATGCCAACATGGTTCTGAAAGCATGGATGAGTATAGATACTACAACCCTTTCTGT ACTGGAAAGGAAGAAACGGGTCGATGAGAGCCAGAATTTGACCCTAGAGAACATACGACATTCTTTGATTCGCCAGGAGGATAGCATAATCTTTAGCATTTTGGAGAGATCCCAGTACTGCTACAATGCAGACACATATGATCCAAATGCTTTCTCCATGGAGGGGTTTCAAGGCTCTTTGATCGAGTTCATTCTCAGAGAAACAGAAAAGCTCCATGCTCAA GTGGGCAGATACAAAAGCCCTGATGAGCATCCTTTTTTCCCAGAGGACTTACCGGTGCCAGTCTTGCCACCACTTCAATATCCACAG GTTCTACATCAGAGTGCtgcttcaattaatttaaataagaaGGTGTGGGATATGTATTTTAAAGATCTCATCCCGCGATTGGTAAAGAAAGGGGATGATGGAAATGGTGGCTCTACGGCAGTTGCTGACACAATATGTTTGCAG GCTCTTTCTAAACGAATTCACTACGGAAAGTTTGTGGCTGAGGCAAAATTCCGTGCCTCCCCTGATGCCTATAAGGAAGCCATCATCGCGCAG GACAAGGATAAACTGATGGCAATGCTTACCTACCCAACAGTCGAAGAAGCTGTCAAAAGAAGGGTGGAAATCAAAGCGAAAACATTCGGGCAGGAAGTGACGGTTAACTCTGAGGAACCTGGGGTGGAACCTGTCTATAAAATAAAACCGAGCATGGTGGCCGATTTGTACGGGAACTGGATAATGCCCCTAACAAAGGAAGTGGAAGTAGAGTATCTATTGAGAAGATTGCATTGA
- the LOC119993518 gene encoding chorismate mutase 1, chloroplastic-like isoform X3, with the protein MEAKFLSGAAFKVIPGCDELISSRPNKRFLIQLLQNSTLHSNLPKPCIYSVQVSATTTGYKYGVSILERKKRVDESQNLTLENIRHSLIRQEDSIIFSILERSQYCYNADTYDPNAFSMEGFQGSLIEFILRETEKLHAQVGRYKSPDEHPFFPEDLPVPVLPPLQYPQVLHQSAASINLNKKVWDMYFKDLIPRLVKKGDDGNGGSTAVADTICLQALSKRIHYGKFVAEAKFRASPDAYKEAIIAQDKDKLMAMLTYPTVEEAVKRRVEIKAKTFGQEVTVNSEEPGVEPVYKIKPSMVADLYGNWIMPLTKEVEVEYLLRRLH; encoded by the exons ATGGAGGCGAAGTTCTTGAGTGGGGCTGCTTTTAAAGTGATTCCTGGTTGTGATGAATTGATTTCTTCCAGACCCAACAAGCGATTCTTAATTCAACTTCTGCAAAATTCCACGTTACACTCGAACTTGCCAAAACCATGCATTTACTCCGTACAAGTTTCTGCGACCACAACTGGGTACAAGTATGGCGTATCCAT ACTGGAAAGGAAGAAACGGGTCGATGAGAGCCAGAATTTGACCCTAGAGAACATACGACATTCTTTGATTCGCCAGGAGGATAGCATAATCTTTAGCATTTTGGAGAGATCCCAGTACTGCTACAATGCAGACACATATGATCCAAATGCTTTCTCCATGGAGGGGTTTCAAGGCTCTTTGATCGAGTTCATTCTCAGAGAAACAGAAAAGCTCCATGCTCAA GTGGGCAGATACAAAAGCCCTGATGAGCATCCTTTTTTCCCAGAGGACTTACCGGTGCCAGTCTTGCCACCACTTCAATATCCACAG GTTCTACATCAGAGTGCtgcttcaattaatttaaataagaaGGTGTGGGATATGTATTTTAAAGATCTCATCCCGCGATTGGTAAAGAAAGGGGATGATGGAAATGGTGGCTCTACGGCAGTTGCTGACACAATATGTTTGCAG GCTCTTTCTAAACGAATTCACTACGGAAAGTTTGTGGCTGAGGCAAAATTCCGTGCCTCCCCTGATGCCTATAAGGAAGCCATCATCGCGCAG GACAAGGATAAACTGATGGCAATGCTTACCTACCCAACAGTCGAAGAAGCTGTCAAAAGAAGGGTGGAAATCAAAGCGAAAACATTCGGGCAGGAAGTGACGGTTAACTCTGAGGAACCTGGGGTGGAACCTGTCTATAAAATAAAACCGAGCATGGTGGCCGATTTGTACGGGAACTGGATAATGCCCCTAACAAAGGAAGTGGAAGTAGAGTATCTATTGAGAAGATTGCATTGA
- the LOC119993518 gene encoding chorismate mutase 1, chloroplastic-like isoform X4, whose amino-acid sequence MEAKFLSGAAFKVIPGCDELISSRPNKRFLIQLLQNSTLHSNLPKPCIYSVQVSATTTGYKLERKKRVDESQNLTLENIRHSLIRQEDSIIFSILERSQYCYNADTYDPNAFSMEGFQGSLIEFILRETEKLHAQVGRYKSPDEHPFFPEDLPVPVLPPLQYPQVLHQSAASINLNKKVWDMYFKDLIPRLVKKGDDGNGGSTAVADTICLQALSKRIHYGKFVAEAKFRASPDAYKEAIIAQDKDKLMAMLTYPTVEEAVKRRVEIKAKTFGQEVTVNSEEPGVEPVYKIKPSMVADLYGNWIMPLTKEVEVEYLLRRLH is encoded by the exons ATGGAGGCGAAGTTCTTGAGTGGGGCTGCTTTTAAAGTGATTCCTGGTTGTGATGAATTGATTTCTTCCAGACCCAACAAGCGATTCTTAATTCAACTTCTGCAAAATTCCACGTTACACTCGAACTTGCCAAAACCATGCATTTACTCCGTACAAGTTTCTGCGACCACAACTGGGTACAA ACTGGAAAGGAAGAAACGGGTCGATGAGAGCCAGAATTTGACCCTAGAGAACATACGACATTCTTTGATTCGCCAGGAGGATAGCATAATCTTTAGCATTTTGGAGAGATCCCAGTACTGCTACAATGCAGACACATATGATCCAAATGCTTTCTCCATGGAGGGGTTTCAAGGCTCTTTGATCGAGTTCATTCTCAGAGAAACAGAAAAGCTCCATGCTCAA GTGGGCAGATACAAAAGCCCTGATGAGCATCCTTTTTTCCCAGAGGACTTACCGGTGCCAGTCTTGCCACCACTTCAATATCCACAG GTTCTACATCAGAGTGCtgcttcaattaatttaaataagaaGGTGTGGGATATGTATTTTAAAGATCTCATCCCGCGATTGGTAAAGAAAGGGGATGATGGAAATGGTGGCTCTACGGCAGTTGCTGACACAATATGTTTGCAG GCTCTTTCTAAACGAATTCACTACGGAAAGTTTGTGGCTGAGGCAAAATTCCGTGCCTCCCCTGATGCCTATAAGGAAGCCATCATCGCGCAG GACAAGGATAAACTGATGGCAATGCTTACCTACCCAACAGTCGAAGAAGCTGTCAAAAGAAGGGTGGAAATCAAAGCGAAAACATTCGGGCAGGAAGTGACGGTTAACTCTGAGGAACCTGGGGTGGAACCTGTCTATAAAATAAAACCGAGCATGGTGGCCGATTTGTACGGGAACTGGATAATGCCCCTAACAAAGGAAGTGGAAGTAGAGTATCTATTGAGAAGATTGCATTGA
- the LOC119993518 gene encoding chorismate mutase 1, chloroplastic-like isoform X1, with translation MEAKFLSGAAFKVIPGCDELISSRPNKRFLIQLLQNSTLHSNLPKPCIYSVQVSATTTGYKYGVSMPHPALTSLCSSMRKRHDQCQHGSESMDELERKKRVDESQNLTLENIRHSLIRQEDSIIFSILERSQYCYNADTYDPNAFSMEGFQGSLIEFILRETEKLHAQVGRYKSPDEHPFFPEDLPVPVLPPLQYPQVLHQSAASINLNKKVWDMYFKDLIPRLVKKGDDGNGGSTAVADTICLQALSKRIHYGKFVAEAKFRASPDAYKEAIIAQDKDKLMAMLTYPTVEEAVKRRVEIKAKTFGQEVTVNSEEPGVEPVYKIKPSMVADLYGNWIMPLTKEVEVEYLLRRLH, from the exons ATGGAGGCGAAGTTCTTGAGTGGGGCTGCTTTTAAAGTGATTCCTGGTTGTGATGAATTGATTTCTTCCAGACCCAACAAGCGATTCTTAATTCAACTTCTGCAAAATTCCACGTTACACTCGAACTTGCCAAAACCATGCATTTACTCCGTACAAGTTTCTGCGACCACAACTGGGTACAAGTATGGCGTATCCAT GCCACATCCAGCGTTGACATCCCTTTGCTCAAGCATGCGAAAAAGGCATGATCAATGCCAACATGGTTCTGAAAGCATGGATGA ACTGGAAAGGAAGAAACGGGTCGATGAGAGCCAGAATTTGACCCTAGAGAACATACGACATTCTTTGATTCGCCAGGAGGATAGCATAATCTTTAGCATTTTGGAGAGATCCCAGTACTGCTACAATGCAGACACATATGATCCAAATGCTTTCTCCATGGAGGGGTTTCAAGGCTCTTTGATCGAGTTCATTCTCAGAGAAACAGAAAAGCTCCATGCTCAA GTGGGCAGATACAAAAGCCCTGATGAGCATCCTTTTTTCCCAGAGGACTTACCGGTGCCAGTCTTGCCACCACTTCAATATCCACAG GTTCTACATCAGAGTGCtgcttcaattaatttaaataagaaGGTGTGGGATATGTATTTTAAAGATCTCATCCCGCGATTGGTAAAGAAAGGGGATGATGGAAATGGTGGCTCTACGGCAGTTGCTGACACAATATGTTTGCAG GCTCTTTCTAAACGAATTCACTACGGAAAGTTTGTGGCTGAGGCAAAATTCCGTGCCTCCCCTGATGCCTATAAGGAAGCCATCATCGCGCAG GACAAGGATAAACTGATGGCAATGCTTACCTACCCAACAGTCGAAGAAGCTGTCAAAAGAAGGGTGGAAATCAAAGCGAAAACATTCGGGCAGGAAGTGACGGTTAACTCTGAGGAACCTGGGGTGGAACCTGTCTATAAAATAAAACCGAGCATGGTGGCCGATTTGTACGGGAACTGGATAATGCCCCTAACAAAGGAAGTGGAAGTAGAGTATCTATTGAGAAGATTGCATTGA
- the LOC119993518 gene encoding chorismate mutase 1, chloroplastic-like isoform X2, with protein MEAKFLSGAAFKVIPGCDELISSRPNKRFLIQLLQNSTLHSNLPKPCIYSVQVSATTTGYKPHPALTSLCSSMRKRHDQCQHGSESMDELERKKRVDESQNLTLENIRHSLIRQEDSIIFSILERSQYCYNADTYDPNAFSMEGFQGSLIEFILRETEKLHAQVGRYKSPDEHPFFPEDLPVPVLPPLQYPQVLHQSAASINLNKKVWDMYFKDLIPRLVKKGDDGNGGSTAVADTICLQALSKRIHYGKFVAEAKFRASPDAYKEAIIAQDKDKLMAMLTYPTVEEAVKRRVEIKAKTFGQEVTVNSEEPGVEPVYKIKPSMVADLYGNWIMPLTKEVEVEYLLRRLH; from the exons ATGGAGGCGAAGTTCTTGAGTGGGGCTGCTTTTAAAGTGATTCCTGGTTGTGATGAATTGATTTCTTCCAGACCCAACAAGCGATTCTTAATTCAACTTCTGCAAAATTCCACGTTACACTCGAACTTGCCAAAACCATGCATTTACTCCGTACAAGTTTCTGCGACCACAACTGGGTACAA GCCACATCCAGCGTTGACATCCCTTTGCTCAAGCATGCGAAAAAGGCATGATCAATGCCAACATGGTTCTGAAAGCATGGATGA ACTGGAAAGGAAGAAACGGGTCGATGAGAGCCAGAATTTGACCCTAGAGAACATACGACATTCTTTGATTCGCCAGGAGGATAGCATAATCTTTAGCATTTTGGAGAGATCCCAGTACTGCTACAATGCAGACACATATGATCCAAATGCTTTCTCCATGGAGGGGTTTCAAGGCTCTTTGATCGAGTTCATTCTCAGAGAAACAGAAAAGCTCCATGCTCAA GTGGGCAGATACAAAAGCCCTGATGAGCATCCTTTTTTCCCAGAGGACTTACCGGTGCCAGTCTTGCCACCACTTCAATATCCACAG GTTCTACATCAGAGTGCtgcttcaattaatttaaataagaaGGTGTGGGATATGTATTTTAAAGATCTCATCCCGCGATTGGTAAAGAAAGGGGATGATGGAAATGGTGGCTCTACGGCAGTTGCTGACACAATATGTTTGCAG GCTCTTTCTAAACGAATTCACTACGGAAAGTTTGTGGCTGAGGCAAAATTCCGTGCCTCCCCTGATGCCTATAAGGAAGCCATCATCGCGCAG GACAAGGATAAACTGATGGCAATGCTTACCTACCCAACAGTCGAAGAAGCTGTCAAAAGAAGGGTGGAAATCAAAGCGAAAACATTCGGGCAGGAAGTGACGGTTAACTCTGAGGAACCTGGGGTGGAACCTGTCTATAAAATAAAACCGAGCATGGTGGCCGATTTGTACGGGAACTGGATAATGCCCCTAACAAAGGAAGTGGAAGTAGAGTATCTATTGAGAAGATTGCATTGA
- the LOC119992865 gene encoding pentatricopeptide repeat-containing protein At3g29230 produces MAQHIRSVKPLPPQNMSHPIRAPTWVSTRLIFEQKLETLDKCTNLSHIKQIHAQIIKQNRHQDLYIAPKLIKAFSTCHQMVLAIHVFKQVHDPNVYLYNTLIRAYVQNSQAKQAFGIFLEMQKNGVFADNFTYPALLKACSGKSWLPLVQLIHNQIEKFGFRGDIYVPNSLIDCYSKCGALGVDAAMKLFTVMEERDVVSWNSMISGLAKLGRLAEARRLFDEMPERDIFSWNTILDGYVKAGDMNEAFQLFEIMPERSVVSWSTMVLGYSKAGDMEMASTLFEAMPVQNLVTWTTIISGYAEKGLVKEANSFYNRMEGAGLRPDNATLISILGACAESGLLGLGKRVYDSIVRNRFNCSIAVSNSLINMYAKCGSLDEALSIFNGMANRDLVSWNSMLHGLAVHGHCEKALQLFSRMKQEGVQPDRATFIGVLCACTHAGFVDKGLEYFYSMERDYGIVPQVEHYGCTIDLLGRGGRLRDAFQLVQSMPFEPNAIIWGSLLGACRMHNAVKMAEEVLHHLTELEPSDPGNYSMLSNILAAAGDWDGVAKVRQRMKSVGVEKPSGASSIEVDDEFHEFTVLDKGHPKSQWIYQMIDQLFQDVKQVDYVPLEAI; encoded by the coding sequence ATGGCTCAACACATCCGCTCTGTAAAGCCACTACCACCACAGAACATGTCGCATCCGATACGAGCCCCAACATGGGTCTCTACGCGCTTAATCTTCGAACAAAAGCTTGAAACTCTCGACAAGTGCACAAATTTAAGCCATATCAAGCAAATCCACGCCCAGATTATCAAACAAAACCGCCACCAAGACCTCTATATAGCACCTAAGCTCATTAAAGCATTCTCCACCTGCCACCAGATGGTATTGgctattcatgtttttaagcaagtCCATGACCCAAATGTTTATTTGTACAATACTTTGATTAGAGCGTATGTACAGAACTCGCAGGCCAAACAAGCTTTTGGGATTTTTCTTGAGATGCAGAAAAATGGAGTCTTTGCTGATAATTTCACGTACCCAGCTTTGTTGAAGGCATGTAGTGGCAAGTCTTGGTTACCTCTGGTGCAATTGATACATAACCAAATAGAGAAATTTGGGTTTCGTGGGGATATATACGTACCCAATTCCCTTATTGATTGTTATTCAAAGTGTGGTGCATTGGGTGTCGATGCAGCGATGAAGTTGTTTACAGTAATGGAGGAGAGAGATGTCGTGTCCTGGAATTCGATGATTAGTGGGTTGGCTAAATTAGGCCGTTTGGCTGAGGCTCGTAggttgtttgatgaaatgcctgAGAGAGATATCTTTAGTTGGAATACCATACTGGACGGCTATGTGAAGGCCGGAGATATGAACGAGGCATTTCAGTTGTTTGAGATAATGCCGGAGAGGAGTGTTGTATCATGGTCGACTATGGTTTTGGGCTATAGCAAAGCAGGGGACATGGAAATGGCTAGCACGTTGTTTGAAGCTATGCCGGTGCAAAATTTGGTAACTTGGACGACAATCATATCTGGGTATGCTGAGAAGGGGCTAGTGAAGGAAGCAAATAGCTTTTACAATCGAATGGAGGGGGCCGGCTTGAGGCCTGATAATGCAACCCTAATTAGCATTTTGGGTGCTTGTGCGGAGTCTGGTTTGCTTGGATTGGGGAAGAGGGTTTATGATTCTATTGTGAGGAATAGATTCAATTGTAGCATTGCTGTGTCCAATTCATTGATTAATATGTATGCAAAATGTGGTAGCTTGGACGAGGCTTTAAGTATTTTCAATGGGATGGCAAACCGAGATTTGGTGTCGTGGAATTCCATGCTTCATGGGCTAGCAGTGCACGGACATTGCGAGAAAGCCCTTCAGCTTTTCTCTAGAATGAAGCAAGAAGGAGTTCAGCCTGATCGAGCAACTTTCATTGGCGTTTTGTGTGCTTGTACCCATGCAGGCTTTGTTGACAAGGGCCTTGAATATTTCTACTCAATGGAGAGAGATTATGGGATCGTTCCCCAAGTTGAACATTATGGTTGCACAATTGACCTTTTGGGTCGTGGGGGTCGTCTTAGAGACGCATTTCAGCTTGTGCAAAGCATGCCGTTTGAACCAAATGCCATTATTTGGGGTTCCCTACTTGGGGCTTGCCGAATGCATAATGCTGTAAAAATGGCTGAGGAGGTTCTTCACCACCTTACTGAATTGGAACCGTCAGATCCAGGTAATTATTCTATGTTGTCCAATATTTTGGCTGCTGCAGGAGATTGGGATGGTGTTGCCAAGGTAAGACAACGAATGAAGAGCGTAGGAGTTGAAAAGCCTTCAGGGGCTAGTTCTATTGAGGTTGATGATGAATTCCATGAGTTTACGGTATTGGATAAGGGGCACCCTAAATCCCAATGGATATATCAAATGATTGACCAATTGTTTCAAGATGTTAAACAAGTTGATTATGTACCATTGGAAGCAATTTGA